One genomic segment of Musa acuminata AAA Group cultivar baxijiao chromosome BXJ3-3, Cavendish_Baxijiao_AAA, whole genome shotgun sequence includes these proteins:
- the LOC135632292 gene encoding putative disease resistance protein RGA3 isoform X2: MAVVLDAFISGLVGTLKDMAKEEVDLLLGVPGEIQKLQRSLRNIHSVLRDAEKQRIENEGVNDWLMELKDVMYDADDVLDECRMEAEKWTPRESAPKPSTLCGFPICACFREVKFRHEVGVKIKDLNDRLEEISARRSKLQLHVSAAEPRVVPRVSRITSPVMESDMVGQRLEEDAEALVEQLTKQDPSKNVVVLATVGIGGIGKTTLAQKVFNDGKIKASFRTTIWVCVSQEFSETDLLGNIIEGAGGKYNREQSRSLLEPLVAGLLRGNKFLLVLDDVWDAQIWDDLLRNPLQGGAAGSRVLVTTRNAGIARQMKAAHVHEMKLLPPEDGWSLLCKKATMNAEEERDAQDLKDTGMKIVDKCGGLPLAIKTIGGVLCSRGLNRSAWEAVLHSAAWSRTGLPEGVHRALNLSYQDLPSHLKQCFLYCALFKEDYVFARSDIIKLWIAEGFVEARGDVSLEETGEQYHRELLHRSLLQWQRYSQDDYYEYFKMHDLLRSLGHFLSRDEILFISDVQNERRSGAIPMKLRRLSIVATETTDIQRIVSLIEQHESVRTLLAEGTRGYAKDIDDYMKNFVRLRVLHLMHTKIEILPHYIGNLIHLRYLNVSYTDITELPESICNLTNLQFLILFRCRQLTHIPQGIVRLVNLRTLDCQLTGLESLPCGIGRLKLLNELRGFVVNTANGTCPLEELGSLHELRYLSVDRLERAWLEVEPGRDTSLFKGYRFFSFSGSPAGWRLQASVRFFQT, from the exons ATGGCCGTTGTTCTTGATGCCTTCATCTCCGGGCTGGTCGGTACGTTGAAGGACATGGCTAAAGAGGAGGTTGACTTGCTGTTGGGCGTCCCCGGGGAGATCCAAAAGCTCCAACGCTCTCTCCGCAACATCCACTCTGTCCTTCGCGACGCCGAGAAGCAGCGGATCGAGAACGAGGGCGTCAACGACTGGCTGATGGAGCTCAAGGATGTCATGTACGACGCCGACGACGTCCTCGACGAGTGCCGGATGGAGGCCGAGAAGTGGACTCCTCGTGAGTCCGCTCCGAAGCCGTCCACCTTGTGCGGATTTCCCATCTGTGCTTGCTTTCGCGAGGTCAAGTTCAGACATGAGGTGGGCGTCAAAATCAAGGATCTCAACGATCGGCTGGAAGAGATCTCGGCCCGAAGGTCCAAGTTGCAACTCCATGTGTCTGCGGCGGAACCAAGGGTGGTTCCTCGAGTTAGTCGCATAACTTCCCCGGTGATGGAGTCTGACATGGTTGGCCAGCGACTGGAGGAGGACGCCGAGGCACTGGTGGAACAGCTGACAAAGCAAGATCCGAGTAAGAACGTGGTGGTGCTGGCAACTGTGGGGATCGGCGGCATCGGAAAGACCACCCTCGCTCAGAAGGTGTTCAATGATGGTAAAATCAAAGCCAGCTTCCGCACCACCATCTGGGTGTGCGTGTCCCAAGAGTTCAGCGAGACGGATCTTCTCGGAAACATCATCGAAGGTGCTGGTGGAAAATATAATAGAGAACAGAGCAGGAGTCTGCTGGAGCCCTTGGTGGCGGGTCTACTGAGAGGGAACAAGTTCTTGCTGGTGTTGGATGATGTTTGGGATGCTCAGATCTGGGACGACTTGCTCCGCAATCCTTTGCAGGGAGGAGCAGCAGGCAGCAGGGTGCTGGTGACAACCAGAAACGCAGGGATCGCGAGGCAAATGAAGGCGGCCCACGTCCACGAGATGAAGCTGCTGCCTCCGGAGGATGGCTGGTCCCTCCTGTGCAAGAAGGCGACGATGAATGCAGAGGAGGAAAGGGATGCCCAAGATCTCAAGGACACAGGCATGAAGATTGTTGACAAATGCGGAGGGCTTCCCCTGGCCATCAAGACCATCGGAGGGGTCCTCTGCTCCAGAGGACTCAACAGAAGTGCGTGGGAGGCAGTTCTCCACAGCGCCGCATGGTCACGGACCGGGCTTCCCGAAGGTGTACACCGAGCACTGAATCTGAGCTACCAAGACTTGCCGTCCCATCTGAAGCAATGCTTTCTCTACTGTGCCTTGTTCAAAGAAGACTATGTGTTTGCCAGGTCTGACATCATCAAATTATGGATAGCCGAGGGGTTTGTCGAAGCACGAGGAGATGTCAGCTTGGAGGAAACAGGGGAGCAATATCATAGAGAGCTGCTTCATAGGAGCCTTTTACAATGGCAACGTTACAGTCAGGACGACTACTATGAGTATTTCAAGATGCATGATCTGCTGCGATCGCTCGGCCATTTCCTATCGAGAGATGAGATCTTGTTCATTAGTGACGTGCAAAACGAGCGGAGAAGTGGTGCCATCCCGATGAAGCTGCGTCGGTTGTCGATTGTGGCCACTGAAACCACGGACATCCAGCGTATCGTCAGTTTGATCGAGCAACATGAGTCCGTGAGGACATTGTTAGCGGAGGGAACACGTGGCTATGCGAAGGATATAGATGATTACATGAAGAACTTTGTGCGACTTAGAGTCCTGCATCTTATGCACACAAAAATCGAGATTCTACCGCACTACATTGGAAATTTGATCCACTTGAGATACTTGAATGTGTCTTATACCGATATAACGGAGCTTCCAGAAAGCATATGCAATCTGACGAATTTACAGTTTTTGATCCTTTTTCGATGTAGACAGTTGACACATATCCCACAGGGTATAGTGAGGCTAGTCAATCTAAGAACACTCGATTGTCAACTTACAGGCCTGGAGAGCTTACCATGTGGAATAGGAAGGTTGAAGCTCCTCAATGAACTCCGAGGATTCGTGGTGAACACGGCTAATGGTACGTGCCCATTGGAAGAATTAGGCAGCCTCCATGAGCTCAGATACCTCTCCGTTGACAGGTTGGAGAGGGCATGGCTGGAAGTTGAACCGGGAAGAGATACGAGCCTCTTTAAGG GTTACAGATTTTTTTCCTTCTCCGGTTCCCCAGCTGGATGGCGTCTGCAAGCATCAGTTCGCTTCTTCCAAACATAA
- the LOC135632292 gene encoding disease resistance protein RGA2-like isoform X1 has product MAVVLDAFISGLVGTLKDMAKEEVDLLLGVPGEIQKLQRSLRNIHSVLRDAEKQRIENEGVNDWLMELKDVMYDADDVLDECRMEAEKWTPRESAPKPSTLCGFPICACFREVKFRHEVGVKIKDLNDRLEEISARRSKLQLHVSAAEPRVVPRVSRITSPVMESDMVGQRLEEDAEALVEQLTKQDPSKNVVVLATVGIGGIGKTTLAQKVFNDGKIKASFRTTIWVCVSQEFSETDLLGNIIEGAGGKYNREQSRSLLEPLVAGLLRGNKFLLVLDDVWDAQIWDDLLRNPLQGGAAGSRVLVTTRNAGIARQMKAAHVHEMKLLPPEDGWSLLCKKATMNAEEERDAQDLKDTGMKIVDKCGGLPLAIKTIGGVLCSRGLNRSAWEAVLHSAAWSRTGLPEGVHRALNLSYQDLPSHLKQCFLYCALFKEDYVFARSDIIKLWIAEGFVEARGDVSLEETGEQYHRELLHRSLLQWQRYSQDDYYEYFKMHDLLRSLGHFLSRDEILFISDVQNERRSGAIPMKLRRLSIVATETTDIQRIVSLIEQHESVRTLLAEGTRGYAKDIDDYMKNFVRLRVLHLMHTKIEILPHYIGNLIHLRYLNVSYTDITELPESICNLTNLQFLILFRCRQLTHIPQGIVRLVNLRTLDCQLTGLESLPCGIGRLKLLNELRGFVVNTANGTCPLEELGSLHELRYLSVDRLERAWLEVEPGRDTSLFKGKQKLKHLHLHCSYTSDDHTEEEIERFEKLLDVALHPPSSVVSLRLQIFFLLRFPSWMASASISSLLPNIRRLELLDCYHWPLLPPLGKLPNLEFLEIGGALAVATIGPEFFGCEAAATGHDRERNLKRPSSSSSSSSSTSPPSLFPKLRQLELWNMTNMEVWDWVAEGFAMRRLDKLVLVNCPKLKSLPEGLIRQATCLTTLDLTDVCALKSIGGFPSVKELSISGDSDLEIVADLPALELLKLGGLFLPYNHLPEWLAACPGCFTTLQRLDVWGTTQLLRRCLQNGADWPMIKHFPNFSIKDDRGNYINYIKHSGTFETNLVDDNAAFAAAAEDEEEVKRHQ; this is encoded by the coding sequence ATGGCCGTTGTTCTTGATGCCTTCATCTCCGGGCTGGTCGGTACGTTGAAGGACATGGCTAAAGAGGAGGTTGACTTGCTGTTGGGCGTCCCCGGGGAGATCCAAAAGCTCCAACGCTCTCTCCGCAACATCCACTCTGTCCTTCGCGACGCCGAGAAGCAGCGGATCGAGAACGAGGGCGTCAACGACTGGCTGATGGAGCTCAAGGATGTCATGTACGACGCCGACGACGTCCTCGACGAGTGCCGGATGGAGGCCGAGAAGTGGACTCCTCGTGAGTCCGCTCCGAAGCCGTCCACCTTGTGCGGATTTCCCATCTGTGCTTGCTTTCGCGAGGTCAAGTTCAGACATGAGGTGGGCGTCAAAATCAAGGATCTCAACGATCGGCTGGAAGAGATCTCGGCCCGAAGGTCCAAGTTGCAACTCCATGTGTCTGCGGCGGAACCAAGGGTGGTTCCTCGAGTTAGTCGCATAACTTCCCCGGTGATGGAGTCTGACATGGTTGGCCAGCGACTGGAGGAGGACGCCGAGGCACTGGTGGAACAGCTGACAAAGCAAGATCCGAGTAAGAACGTGGTGGTGCTGGCAACTGTGGGGATCGGCGGCATCGGAAAGACCACCCTCGCTCAGAAGGTGTTCAATGATGGTAAAATCAAAGCCAGCTTCCGCACCACCATCTGGGTGTGCGTGTCCCAAGAGTTCAGCGAGACGGATCTTCTCGGAAACATCATCGAAGGTGCTGGTGGAAAATATAATAGAGAACAGAGCAGGAGTCTGCTGGAGCCCTTGGTGGCGGGTCTACTGAGAGGGAACAAGTTCTTGCTGGTGTTGGATGATGTTTGGGATGCTCAGATCTGGGACGACTTGCTCCGCAATCCTTTGCAGGGAGGAGCAGCAGGCAGCAGGGTGCTGGTGACAACCAGAAACGCAGGGATCGCGAGGCAAATGAAGGCGGCCCACGTCCACGAGATGAAGCTGCTGCCTCCGGAGGATGGCTGGTCCCTCCTGTGCAAGAAGGCGACGATGAATGCAGAGGAGGAAAGGGATGCCCAAGATCTCAAGGACACAGGCATGAAGATTGTTGACAAATGCGGAGGGCTTCCCCTGGCCATCAAGACCATCGGAGGGGTCCTCTGCTCCAGAGGACTCAACAGAAGTGCGTGGGAGGCAGTTCTCCACAGCGCCGCATGGTCACGGACCGGGCTTCCCGAAGGTGTACACCGAGCACTGAATCTGAGCTACCAAGACTTGCCGTCCCATCTGAAGCAATGCTTTCTCTACTGTGCCTTGTTCAAAGAAGACTATGTGTTTGCCAGGTCTGACATCATCAAATTATGGATAGCCGAGGGGTTTGTCGAAGCACGAGGAGATGTCAGCTTGGAGGAAACAGGGGAGCAATATCATAGAGAGCTGCTTCATAGGAGCCTTTTACAATGGCAACGTTACAGTCAGGACGACTACTATGAGTATTTCAAGATGCATGATCTGCTGCGATCGCTCGGCCATTTCCTATCGAGAGATGAGATCTTGTTCATTAGTGACGTGCAAAACGAGCGGAGAAGTGGTGCCATCCCGATGAAGCTGCGTCGGTTGTCGATTGTGGCCACTGAAACCACGGACATCCAGCGTATCGTCAGTTTGATCGAGCAACATGAGTCCGTGAGGACATTGTTAGCGGAGGGAACACGTGGCTATGCGAAGGATATAGATGATTACATGAAGAACTTTGTGCGACTTAGAGTCCTGCATCTTATGCACACAAAAATCGAGATTCTACCGCACTACATTGGAAATTTGATCCACTTGAGATACTTGAATGTGTCTTATACCGATATAACGGAGCTTCCAGAAAGCATATGCAATCTGACGAATTTACAGTTTTTGATCCTTTTTCGATGTAGACAGTTGACACATATCCCACAGGGTATAGTGAGGCTAGTCAATCTAAGAACACTCGATTGTCAACTTACAGGCCTGGAGAGCTTACCATGTGGAATAGGAAGGTTGAAGCTCCTCAATGAACTCCGAGGATTCGTGGTGAACACGGCTAATGGTACGTGCCCATTGGAAGAATTAGGCAGCCTCCATGAGCTCAGATACCTCTCCGTTGACAGGTTGGAGAGGGCATGGCTGGAAGTTGAACCGGGAAGAGATACGAGCCTCTTTAAGGGTAAACAAAAACTGAAACATCTACATTTACATTGCTCATATACATCCGATGATCACACGGAGGAAGAGATTGAAAGATTCGAGAAGTTGTTGGATGTGGCACTTCATCCACCATCATCTGTTGTTTCGCTCAGGTTACAGATTTTTTTCCTTCTCCGGTTCCCCAGCTGGATGGCGTCTGCAAGCATCAGTTCGCTTCTTCCAAACATAAGACGCTTGGAACTACTTGACTGCTATCATTGGCCACTGCTTCCACCGCTTGGGAAGCTCCCTAACTTGGAGTTCCTTGAAATAGGAGGTGCACTTGCGGTGGCCACCATCGGACCGGAATTTTTTGGGTGTGAAGCTGCTGCTACCGGTCATGATCGGGAACGGAATTTAAagcgcccttcttcttcttcttcttcttcttcttctacttctcctcCTTCGTTGTTTCCGAAACTAAGGCAGCTGGAACTCTGGAATATGACTAACATGGAAGTGTGGGATTGGGTAGCGGAAGGTTTTGCTATGCGTCGCCTCGACAAATTGGTCCTCGTAAATTGCCCAAAGTTGAAGTCTCTACCGGAAGGCCTGATCCGACAGGCAACCTGCTTAACCACATTGGATCTGACCGATGTGTGTGCTCTCAAGTCCATCGGAGGTTTCCCTTCTGTAAAAGAACTGAGTATAAGTGGTGACTCAGATCTGGAGATTGTTGCTGATCTCCCTGCACTGGAGCTCTTGAAGTTGGGCGGGTTATTCCTTCCATACAATCATTTACCAGAGTGGTTGGCGGCTTGCCCTGGATGCTTCACCACGCTCCAGAGACTGGACGTATGGGGAACCACCCAACTCCTCCGCAGATGCCTCCAAAATGGCGCAGACTGGCCCATGATCAAACACTTTCCAAATTTTTCCATCAAAGATGACCGAGGCAATTATATAAACTACATCAAGCATTCCGGCACCTTCGAGACAAACCTAGTCGATGATAATGCTGCTTTTGCTGCAGCTgctgaagacgaagaagaagtaaAAAGACATCAATGA